A window of Chryseobacterium aquaeductus genomic DNA:
CTGAAGATTTTGTCCTGCAGCACCTGTTAACTGTACATGTAGCATTCCGAAAGTCTCTAATACTCTGGCATTTCCTGCTGTATTGTTTGCAAGAAGAGATCCGGGCATCAACTCATTAAGATATTGGTCTGAAGGTTTCAGATGAAACATCGCAACATTTACGTTTCCTGTGTATGCGTTTCCGTTTGCATCTTTAAAGCTTCCGTCGAATTTCACTTTTGTTCCGTTTGGTAAAGATACCGTGGCTGTTGTTCCCGATGCAATAGTGGAAGTAGTTGTTGCAGGGATCATCATGATATTGATTCTATTGCTTCCGTTGGTAGGAACTATGGTACGGGAACCATTTACAAAACCTGCTTTTGTAGTTTTTACGTAAGCAAAGTTTTCTTTCACATCGGCATTTTTAATTACAAAAAGTCCTTTAGCATTAGTTTGCACTGTTGTCGAACCAATGCTTACTGCTGCTCCTGAGATCGGAGTTCCGTTTGTTGCTAAAACCAAACCGTGGAAATTTCTTTGTGCGGAATTTCCAAAGTTAAAGTTTGTTTCCTGATTTTGTTGATTTTCGAGATCTATAAAAGAATCGCTTTTACATGATACAAGAATCAAGATAATCATTAATAATGAGTAGAATTTTGTCATAAGTTATTACTTTTTTGTGAACTCTAAATTAATCAAAAATAAGTGAATTCAAATATTATATTTTATGATGTAACAAAACTCTCCTCACAATTGTCTAATTATGTAGAAAACAAAAGTAATAAAACAGTTTAAATAAAAATTTAATATCTCGTAGTCAATAAGTTACAATTTTGATCAAAACTTTTTTACTACTTTGTATTGCATGATACTAAATTTATTACATATCTTTGCATTATTCAATAATAACAAATACAAGCATCTATAATTTATTTAAAAACAAAACTCATGAAAACGCCACTTCTCATCGCAGCCATATTCTTCACAGGACTTACTTTTGCTCAGGAAAAAAAATCTGACACTGCCAAGACTAAAAATATTAAAGAAGTAGTTCTTACGAAACAAGTATTCAAAAAACAAAGTGACCGCTTCGTTTACGACGTTGCTGCTTCACCTGTCACAAAAGGAAATACTACTTTTGATTTGTTAAAACAAACTCCTCTACTTTCTACCACAGATGATAAAAATTTAAAAATTGCAGGAAAAAATAATGCGCTGATCTACATCAATGGCAGAAAAACCAATATGGATGTAGAATCTTTAACACAGTTTCTGAAAAACACTCCCGCAGAAAACATCCAGAAAATCGAAGTGATTACCGTTCCCGGAAGTGAGTTTCAGGTAGAATCTTCGGACGGAATCATCAACATCGTTCTGAAAAAGAAGATGAGTGACGGTACCAACGGAAACATGAGGATGTCTAATTCTCAAAACAAATTCAATTCTAGCCAGGCAAGTTTTTCTGTAAACTACAGAAAAGATAAATTGGGAATCAGCGGGAATCTAAGTGGTGGTGAAAACATTCAGGCTCAAAGTTATATTTTGAGAAACGGAACTGATCTTGTAAAAAATGAATCTGTAGGAGATATTGACGACCCAAACAAAAACATCGGTGGATACTTGAATTTCGACTACCAGTTGAATGAGAAAAGCAATCTAGCCTTATCTTGGAACTCTTGGGCAAATAAAAGTTATGGTTCTTCGGTTGAACTATTAAATACACTAAATATTTATAAAGCTGATGGAAGTTTAGATAAAACAGATCTTACCCGCTCAAGCAATCTCGAAAATGCAAGAAATTATAATAATTCGGTAAATTTAAATTACGAATTGAAAACAGATTCTCTGGGAAGCAAACTTAATATAAATGCTGCATATCTTATCTATAAAAGATTTCAGAATTCTGATAACAGAACTTTGGTACAAAGACCTTCCGGAAGTTTTGATCAGCTGAGACAAAATGTAATCCAGGAAATTCCTCAGATCGTCAATAACTTCTCAAGTACAGTTGATTATATCCAAAAATTTAAAAATGATCTTACGGTTTCTGTAGGTGGAAATTTTAATGCTACTCAAACTGACAATGACACAAAAAATTTCTTTAATTTTTATGATACCAGCGGAAATCTTGAAAGTACAAGACCCGACCTCAACCATTTTATCTATGACGAAAAAATCTACGGAGCTTACCTTACATTTGAAAAAAAGTTTTCGGATAAACTCTCAGGAAAAGTCGGTGCGAGATATGAAATCACAAAAAGTTTAGGCACTTCTGAAATTCCTGATCAACCGATGCAGGAGTTTGAAAGAAATTACAACAATTTGTTGCCATATCTAAGTTTAAATTATGCTATCAATGATAAAAACAACATTTCTTACGCATTTTCGAGCAGAATGAGAAGACCAAGTTTCTGGGAATTGAATCCTGTGAAAAATATTCTGACACAGGACAATTACACTCAGAATAATCCTTTCGTGAAAGCTTCTTCCACTTATAATCAAGAATTGACGTATATGTTTAAAAATTCTTATTTCCTGATTTTGAACCATTCTTATTTTAAAGATATTATCACACAAGTTCCGCTTCAGAGAGACATTGAAAGAGATGGTACCACCTATCGACAATTGGCGTATATCAGAACCAACTTTGGAGATAAGCAGGAAATGTCGGCGATGCTGGGAATGCAGAAAACGTTTTTCAATCAATACCTAACCACAAATTTCAATATCGGAGTACAACATAATATTAATAAAGGAACTTTGAACACAGATCCCACAACAGGACAAGTTTTTGACACCTACATTAATAATAGAGAATCGTCAAGCATTGTCATTCAAACCAACAATACAATTCGTCTGGACAAAAAGAAAACTTGGTTTCTCGGAGTTAATTATTTCTACGTCGACCAACAGCAAATCGAATTGGGAATGTTGAAAAATCTGATGAGTTTAGATATAAGCATCAAGAAAAACTGGAACGACTGGACTTTTGCTTTAAATTTAGAAGATGTATTACGAACCAATATCGTGGAAATCGAAGATTCTCAAGCCAACGGAACCTACAACTATATCAGAAACGACCAATTCAATCGTGGCGGCACATTAAGTATCACCTACAACTTCGGAAACCAAAAAGTGAAAAAAGTGAGAGACATCGAAGGCGCATCTGATGCCATCAAAAGCAGAACGAGATAAAACAATCATTTCTTCATATATATTATTTTGTAAAAGAAACCTGCCGGGAAACCGGTGGGTTTTTCTATTTGAATAGCTGGTGAGTGCTTTATTTTTTATTAAATAAAGGGCTTGAATAATACAGAAACTAACCGAAGAGATCCTTTCAGGATGACAAACAGGATAGCAAACAAAGCTGATAAAAATGCGTCCACTTTGTCATCCCGTAGGGAACTAGCGCAAAGGCAGAAATTAATCTAGGTGATCCAGCAAGAAGATTTTCCGAAAATAAAAAACGCCTTGAAAATTTCAAAGCGTAACAAATTTATCTCTTATTTTACTATTAGTTATGAGGTTAAAATTATTTAATTAAGAATTTGCAGGCAATATCAGCCACCTTCTTAAGAAATTTCACATTTCATCTTAACCCGACTTAAAAACTTGCAGAACTTAATGGTTCAAATTGATCACTCAGATTTCACAACTTCCGTTCTCTCAGAAATTCCATTAGCATTAAACGCTTCAATCTGGAAATAATAAGAATCTACTCTATCGGCGCCGGTGAAGAAATATTCATTTTTACCATAGACCATGATGTTTCCGTATAATTTGTCGGGAGATTTCCCCCAATAAATAACGTAGCCGTCGGCTTCCGAATTCTGCTGCCATTTCATCCAGATGCTTCTTCTTTCACCATACTTTTTAGCATCAGCTCTCAACGGAACAAATCCCTGAACTTTTCCGGGTTTCGTTCCCGCACCTTTTCCGAATACTCTGAAACCACTTAATGCAAACTTTCCTGTTGGCATTTTCAGGTTTTCCATCTTTAAATATCTTGCTTCGGCAGGTTTTTCCAATTCAATATAATCATGAGGAACATCTTTTGTGTTTTTGCTTTTATCGACAATAACTTTCCATTTTTTGCCGTCGTTTGAACCATAAATTTTATACTGATGCATTTTACCTTCAGTTTTTCCCATAAATTCTACATCCTGATCTGCATAATTCACCTGAATCGCATTAATGGTAGAAATTTCACCTAAATCTGTCTGAAACCATTCACCAGAATTTCCTGTTTTTGCACTCCAATAGGTTTTAATATCTTCATCCACGGCATTATTCGAGTGATAACCGCCTAAAGTTGAAGAAACCTGCACGGGTTTGTTGTAATTCAGCAACATCCAATTGGTAAACAATCCTTTTGAGAAATCTTTTCCCTGCGCAAACTGCGGAAGCAAAGTCGGGTAATCTCCATAAGCCGTGTTGGTGTACATCACGTCATCTTTATCAAAACCTGCGGGCCAAATTCCCAAACGTCTTTCAAAATTATTTTTAGTGGAAATAAAAATCGTTGAAACGTGCCACCAGTTTTTAAAATTATCTTCGAATGTTGCTCCGTGACCAGCTCCTCTTGCGAAACCACCAGGTTTGTAAGAAAACGGATTGTGTTGTTGGTACTCGTAACCCTCCAAAGGATTTTTTGAAACATACACTCCGTCAGAATATCCACTAAATTCCGTTGCCGGAGCACCGTACTGCATGTAATATTTGTCTTTATACTTTGTCACCCAAGCTCCTTCTACAAAGGGCTGCAGGAAAACATTGTCGTTGTATTCACCGAATCTTTCCCAACCATGATCTTCTGGTTTTAATCGTAAAATAGGTTTTACAAAACCTTCAGATTGCAAAGTTTTCACTTTAACTTCTGTTCCCAAAAGCGGCCATTCATTACTTGATCCCCAGTAGAGATACAGTTTATTTTTATCTTCATCATAATGAAATGCAGGATCCCAAGCTCCTACTTTCAAAGTATCGACCGCAATTTTCCAGTCGTCAACAGTTGGGTTTGTACTTTTCCAGATCGGAAAATCAGATTCCCAGGTAGAGCCGTAAACGTAAAGCGTATCTTTCATCGCCCAAACTGCAGGAGCATTCAGATCATGAGTGTATTTGTTGTCTCTGAGGAATTTTCTCTTGACAAATTTCCAGTCGAGCATATTGTCGCTGTGCCAATATCCTTCCTGATTTGTTGAAAAAAGAAACAGTTTTTTCTGAAAGTTAACAATCACCGGATCTGCCGTAGCACGGTGTTTCCCCTGTTTTGAAAAAACTTCAAAAGGTGTATAGCCATAATCAATATTGATCGGGTTACAGTAGGTCTTCTGTTGAGCCTGAAATGCAACTCCCACAAAAAACGCCAATAAAAGGAAATACTTCTGCATCTTCTATTTTTTTAATCTTATACAAAATTACTTATCTTTTTTGGGTTATGCTTCATATTGACAAATTAAGTCCAAGATTAAATTACAAACAATTGACGGTAATATTTTGGTTTTTATGATCCATAATTAATGCAAACTTTGGATAAAGCTTTCTACATAACCGCTGCGCTAAGTCTCCCAACTTTGAGCTTATACACCCAATCGCAGCACTGCGAGTCTCAATCTTGCAGAATCATTGATCAGAAAATAAATTTCAGCTTTCCGAAAAGTGAAATTTCTTTTCAGAAGTATTAAAATATACTTCCGAAGCTTTGAAATATGAGTCAGAAGGCCGGAGACATCATTCCGAAGCTTTAAAATAGCATTCCGAAGCCTCGGGGAAGGCATCTTTCTAGTATCTTACGGTATCGATGCCACATTTGAACTCTCGGTTACACCATTACGCAAAGGCTCTTGAATTAAGCATACACAAACTACAAAGTCTGATGACTTCGTAACAAATTTCGAAATACGCAATGTACAACAGGTCGCCTTTTTTAGAATTGCTGTTTAAAAATCGTAAACTACAGTCAAGTTATTTCACAGGCATAATCTATTCGATGCATAACATTGGAATGTCATTTGATAGATACCCTTAAAAAATAGTCATGAAAAAGTTTGTTTTATTGACGATCATCTGTATCCTGATGTCTTGTAATTCAGATGACAGCGCTGAAGTTTTTACTGAAGCAGCAACATTTCTTGATGTTTCTTATGGTTCGCACAATTTGCAAAAGATGGATATTTATCTGCCTGGCGGACGATCTTCGGGCAAAACGAAAATCCTTGTGTTAATACATGGTGGCGGCTGGGCTGGCGGAGACAAAGCCGATTACGCCACAAGTATAAATGCAGCAAGAGAAAAATTTCCCGACTACGCTCTTGTAAATATGAATTACCGATTGGTAGGAAATGGCACAGATTATATGCTTCCTGCACAAACTGATGACATTCATTCTGTATTGAATTTTCTTGAAGGAGAATCTCAGGAATATGGCATAAAACCAGAATTCGTTCTCACGGGAACAAGTGCCGGAGGTCACCTTTCCATGTTATATTCCTATAAATATGATGTACAGAAGAGTGAAAACGGTGGTGAATATTGTTGGACCGACGAATCTTTCCGATTCCTATTACTCCAGTTACCCCGAATATTCCATACTTATCCAATATATTACGAGTCCGGGAACTTTACCTTCAGGATATACAGCACCACAATTTGCGAGTCCTGTAACCTGGGTTACAAGTTCTTCGGCTCCCACGATTTCTTTTTTGGAGACATTGATGAACTCGTACCTCCAAGCCAGAAAACAGCATTGGACTCGAAGCTAAACCAATTTGGTGTTCCCAACGAATCGTATCTCTATAATGGTGGACACGGCATTGGGGGAATTTATCAGGAAGATGTATTGACTAAAGCTAAAAACTTTGTTTACAAA
This region includes:
- a CDS encoding TonB-dependent receptor domain-containing protein; this translates as MKTPLLIAAIFFTGLTFAQEKKSDTAKTKNIKEVVLTKQVFKKQSDRFVYDVAASPVTKGNTTFDLLKQTPLLSTTDDKNLKIAGKNNALIYINGRKTNMDVESLTQFLKNTPAENIQKIEVITVPGSEFQVESSDGIINIVLKKKMSDGTNGNMRMSNSQNKFNSSQASFSVNYRKDKLGISGNLSGGENIQAQSYILRNGTDLVKNESVGDIDDPNKNIGGYLNFDYQLNEKSNLALSWNSWANKSYGSSVELLNTLNIYKADGSLDKTDLTRSSNLENARNYNNSVNLNYELKTDSLGSKLNINAAYLIYKRFQNSDNRTLVQRPSGSFDQLRQNVIQEIPQIVNNFSSTVDYIQKFKNDLTVSVGGNFNATQTDNDTKNFFNFYDTSGNLESTRPDLNHFIYDEKIYGAYLTFEKKFSDKLSGKVGARYEITKSLGTSEIPDQPMQEFERNYNNLLPYLSLNYAINDKNNISYAFSSRMRRPSFWELNPVKNILTQDNYTQNNPFVKASSTYNQELTYMFKNSYFLILNHSYFKDIITQVPLQRDIERDGTTYRQLAYIRTNFGDKQEMSAMLGMQKTFFNQYLTTNFNIGVQHNINKGTLNTDPTTGQVFDTYINNRESSSIVIQTNNTIRLDKKKTWFLGVNYFYVDQQQIELGMLKNLMSLDISIKKNWNDWTFALNLEDVLRTNIVEIEDSQANGTYNYIRNDQFNRGGTLSITYNFGNQKVKKVRDIEGASDAIKSRTR
- a CDS encoding discoidin domain-containing protein is translated as MQKYFLLLAFFVGVAFQAQQKTYCNPINIDYGYTPFEVFSKQGKHRATADPVIVNFQKKLFLFSTNQEGYWHSDNMLDWKFVKRKFLRDNKYTHDLNAPAVWAMKDTLYVYGSTWESDFPIWKSTNPTVDDWKIAVDTLKVGAWDPAFHYDEDKNKLYLYWGSSNEWPLLGTEVKVKTLQSEGFVKPILRLKPEDHGWERFGEYNDNVFLQPFVEGAWVTKYKDKYYMQYGAPATEFSGYSDGVYVSKNPLEGYEYQQHNPFSYKPGGFARGAGHGATFEDNFKNWWHVSTIFISTKNNFERRLGIWPAGFDKDDVMYTNTAYGDYPTLLPQFAQGKDFSKGLFTNWMLLNYNKPVQVSSTLGGYHSNNAVDEDIKTYWSAKTGNSGEWFQTDLGEISTINAIQVNYADQDVEFMGKTEGKMHQYKIYGSNDGKKWKVIVDKSKNTKDVPHDYIELEKPAEARYLKMENLKMPTGKFALSGFRVFGKGAGTKPGKVQGFVPLRADAKKYGERRSIWMKWQQNSEADGYVIYWGKSPDKLYGNIMVYGKNEYFFTGADRVDSYYFQIEAFNANGISERTEVVKSE
- a CDS encoding alpha/beta hydrolase family protein, coding for MKKFVLLTIICILMSCNSDDSAEVFTEAATFLDVSYGSHNLQKMDIYLPGGRSSGKTKILVLIHGGGWAGGDKADYATSINAAREKFPDYALVNMNYRLVGNGTDYMLPAQTDDIHSVLNFLEGESQEYGIKPEFVLTGTSAGGHLSMLYSYKYDVQKSENGGEYCWTDESFRFLLLQLPRIFHTYPIYYESGNFTFRIYSTTICESCNLGYKFFGSHDFFFGDIDELVPPSQKTALDSKLNQFGVPNESYLYNGGHGIGGIYQEDVLTKAKNFVYKYSN